GAACACGAACGCGGGTGGACTTGTTCCCGCCGTCCTCGCTGACGTGCCGGATGCCGCAAGGCCCGACGTGTTCCATGAACCACCCGATTCTACGGGCAATCCAGCGGGCACGGAAGGCAGGCAGTGACTCACGGCACCGATGCGGGGCAGTCTCCCAGTGGGAGCGTGCTAGGTCAGACCCTCATGGTCACGAGGCGGCTGCGGGAGCGGCTGCCGGACGGGATCACGCGCACGACGAGGTTCCTCGTGTGGACCACGCTCGTCGTGCAGACGCTCGTCGTCGGGACGGGCGGGCTCGTACGGCTCACCGGCTCCGGCCTCGGCTGCCCCACCTGGCCGCGGTGCACCGCCGACTCCTTCGTGTCGACGCCCGAGATGGGCGTGCACGGGATCATCGAGTTCGGCAACCGCCTGCTCACCTTCGTCCTGGTGATCGTCGCCATCGCCACGTTCCTCGCCGTGCTGCGGCTGCGGACCCGCGGCCGCGGTCTCTTCTCCATCGCCCTCGCGATCGGCCTCGGCATCCCCGCGCAGGGGGTCATCGGCGGCATCACGGTGCTGACCGGCCTGAACCCCTACATCGTCGGGCTACACTTCGTCGTCTCCGTCGTCCTCGTCGTGCTGTCGACCGTCCTGGTGTGGCGCGCCTACCACCCGCTCGACGAGGCCGAGCGGTCGGTCCCGTCGTCCTTCCTGACGCTCGCGCGCATCACGTCCGTCGTCGTCGGCATCACGATCCTCGTCGGCATCGTCGTCACCGGATCCGGCCCCCACGCGGGCGACCAGGGCGCGGCGCGCAACGGGCTCGACCCGGAGCTGCTGCAGCACGTGCACAGCTGGCCGGCCTACACGACCTTCGGCCTCACGGTCGCGCTCGTCGTCATCGCGGCCCGCAACCGGTGGACGGCCGTCTCGCGCTGGACCCGGGTGCTGCTCGCGGTCGAGCTGGTGCAGATCGCCGTCGGCCTCATCCAGGCGCGGACGGGCCTGCCCGAGTTCCTCGTGGGGCTGCACATGGTCCTCGCGTGCCTGCTCGCGTCCGCGATGACGGCCACGCTGCTGAGCACCACCCGACGGGCGGACACGCTCCGGCTGACCCCCGCCGAGGTGCGGCGCTCCGCCCACGTGGGCTGATCCCCGCCCGTCCCGCCGACGCCCGCCCGAGCACCGCTCGCGGCGGGCGTCGTCACGTGCGGCGCCTCGGCGGAGCGAGCCCACCGAGACCCGTCCGTGGGCCCGATCTCCACGGCGCGGCGGCTTGCACGGCGCGTGCGTGGCATGGGAGTGGAGACAGCCGGACCGGCGCGAACGCTCGACGCGCGACGCTCGCCCGGCGACGCGGGACCTCGCGGATCAGAAGGGCAGGAGCGGGTCGATGCCGACCGCGAGGAACAGCAGCGAGAGGTACGAGATGGACGCGTGGAAGACGCGCATCGGCTTGATGGGCTCGTGGCGCACGGCGAGGTCGTACAGGCGGTGCGTCTCGTAGACGAACCAGCCGCCGCCCGCGAGCGCGGCGAGCGTGTACACGAGCCCCATGCCCGCGACCGGGATGAGCAGGAGCGAGCAGGCGAGCGTGGCCCACGCGTACAGGATGGTCTGCAGGCCGACGGCCGCGCGGCCGCGCACGACGGCGAGCATGGGCACGTTGACCGAGGCGTAGTCGTCGCGGTACTTCATGGACAGCGGCCAGTAGTGCGGCGGGGTCCAGAGGAACACGATCATGAACAGGATCACGGGCGCCCACGAGATGTCCCCCGTGACGGCGGCCCAGCCGATGAGGACCGGCATGCAGCCCGCGGCCCCGCCCCAGACGATGTTCTGCGGCGTGCGACGCTTGAGCCACAGCGTGTAGACGAAGACGTAGAAGAGGATCGCCGCGAGCGAGAGCGCGGCGGCCAGCCAGTTGGAGATGACGCCGAGCCAGACGATGCTGGCGACGCCGATGATCCAGGCGAAGACGAGGGCCTCGCGGTCCGTCAGCTCCCCCGTCACCAGGGGACGACGCTGCGTGCGCTTCATGACGCGGTCGATGTCGCGGTCGATGTAGCAGTTGAACGCGTTCGCGCTGCCCGCGCTGAGCGTGCCGCCGACGAGGACGCCGAGGATCAGCCAGGGGTTCGGCCATCCCCCCTGGGCGAGGATCATGACGGGCGCGGTGGTCACGAGCAGGAGCTCGATGACGCGCGGCTTCGTCAGTGCGACGTACGCCTTGGTCTTCCTCGCCACGCCGATCGTCTCCCGATCGACCCGACTCTGCACCGCAACGTTCATCGCACCTCTAACTCGCCGGACATTCCCTCCCCATGGTAGGCCACGGCCCCTGCGAGCCGAGCCGCGGGGCCCCGCCAGCACGGGCTCGGAACACCTGGGGCGAGGTGGGTGTTCCCTATACTGATAGGCGGTCCGGCTGGGCCTCCCCCCATCTTCAGAAGGGCTAGAACCAAGTGGCAGCATTGCAATGGGACCCCATCGACAGCAAGGCGGTCGACACCGCACGTATCCTCGCCGCGGACGCGGTGGAGAAGGTCGGAAACGGTCACCCCGGCACCGCCATGAGCCTGGCCCCGGCGGCCTACCTCCTGTTCCAGAAGGTCATGCGCCGCGACCCGTCCGACAGCACCTGGATCGGTCGCGACCGGTTCATCCTCTCGGTGGGCCACAGCTCGCTCACGCAGTACACGCAGTTCTTCCTCGGCGGCTATGGCCTCGAGATCGAGGACCTCCAGGCCCTCCGCACGTGGGACTCCAAGACCCCGGGCCACCCGGAGTACGGCCACACCGACGGCGTCGAGATCACCACCGGCCCCCTCGGCCAGGGCCTCGCCTCCTCCGTGGGCTTCGCCTACGCCGCCCGCTACGAGCGCGGCCTGTTCGACCCCGAGACCCCCGCGGGCGAGAGCCCCTTCGATCACTTCGTGTACGTGATCGCCGGCGACGGCGACATGCAGGAGGGCATCACCTCCGAGGCCTCCTCCCTCGCGGGGCACCAGGAACTCGGCAACCTCATCGCGATCTACGACAGCAACCAGATCTCCATCGAGGACGACACCGACATCGCCTTCACCGAGGACGTGGCCGCGCGCTACGAGGCCTACGGCTGGCACGTGCAGCACGTCGACTGGAAGAAGACGGGCGAGTACGTCGAGGACGTGCAGGAGCTGTTCGACGCCGTCGAGGCCGCCAAGGCCGAGACGCGGAAGCCCTCGCTGATCATCCTCAAGACGATCATCGGCTGGCCCTCCCCGAAGAAGCAGAACTCGGGCAAGATCCATGGCTCCGCCCTCGGCGCCGAGGAGCTCGCGGCCGTCAAGCAGATCGTCGGCTTCGACCCCGAGAAGAGCTTCGAGGTGCCGGACGGCGTCCTCGAGCACACCCGCCAGGCCGTCGAGCGCGGCCAGCAGCAGCACCGCGAGTGGGACGAGAAGCTCGCCGCGTGGGCCGAGGCGAACCCCGAGCGCAAGACGCTGCTCGACCGCGTCCTCGCCGGCGACGCCCCCGAGGGCCTCGACGAGGCGCTCCCCGTGTTCCCCGCGGGCAAGGAAGTCTCGACGCGCGCCGCGTCCGGCAAGGTCATCAACGCCATCGCCGAGGTCATGCCCGAGCTGTGGGGCGGCTCCGCCGACCTCGCCGAGTCGAACAACACGACCATCGAGTCGGCTCCGTCGTTCGTCCCCGCCGAGCGCTCGACCGACATGTGGAAGGGCGACCCCTACGGCCGCGTCCTCCACTTCGGCATCCGCGAGCACGCCATGGGCGCGATCCTCAACGGCATCGTCCTGCACGGCAACACGCGTCCCTTCGGCGGCACGTTCCTCATCTTCAGCGACTACATGCGCCCGGCCGTCCGTCTCGCCGCGCTCATGAAGGCGCCGTCGATCTTCGTCTGGACGCACGACTCCGTCGCCCTCGGTGGCGACGGCCCGACGCACCAGCCGGTGGAGCAGCTCGCCAGCCTCCGCGCCATCCCGGGCCTCGACGTCATCCGCCCCGCGGACGCCAACGAGACCGCGCAG
This genomic interval from Clavibacter michiganensis contains the following:
- a CDS encoding COX15/CtaA family protein, whose product is MTHGTDAGQSPSGSVLGQTLMVTRRLRERLPDGITRTTRFLVWTTLVVQTLVVGTGGLVRLTGSGLGCPTWPRCTADSFVSTPEMGVHGIIEFGNRLLTFVLVIVAIATFLAVLRLRTRGRGLFSIALAIGLGIPAQGVIGGITVLTGLNPYIVGLHFVVSVVLVVLSTVLVWRAYHPLDEAERSVPSSFLTLARITSVVVGITILVGIVVTGSGPHAGDQGAARNGLDPELLQHVHSWPAYTTFGLTVALVVIAARNRWTAVSRWTRVLLAVELVQIAVGLIQARTGLPEFLVGLHMVLACLLASAMTATLLSTTRRADTLRLTPAEVRRSAHVG
- a CDS encoding heme o synthase is translated as MNVAVQSRVDRETIGVARKTKAYVALTKPRVIELLLVTTAPVMILAQGGWPNPWLILGVLVGGTLSAGSANAFNCYIDRDIDRVMKRTQRRPLVTGELTDREALVFAWIIGVASIVWLGVISNWLAAALSLAAILFYVFVYTLWLKRRTPQNIVWGGAAGCMPVLIGWAAVTGDISWAPVILFMIVFLWTPPHYWPLSMKYRDDYASVNVPMLAVVRGRAAVGLQTILYAWATLACSLLLIPVAGMGLVYTLAALAGGGWFVYETHRLYDLAVRHEPIKPMRVFHASISYLSLLFLAVGIDPLLPF
- the tkt gene encoding transketolase, giving the protein MAALQWDPIDSKAVDTARILAADAVEKVGNGHPGTAMSLAPAAYLLFQKVMRRDPSDSTWIGRDRFILSVGHSSLTQYTQFFLGGYGLEIEDLQALRTWDSKTPGHPEYGHTDGVEITTGPLGQGLASSVGFAYAARYERGLFDPETPAGESPFDHFVYVIAGDGDMQEGITSEASSLAGHQELGNLIAIYDSNQISIEDDTDIAFTEDVAARYEAYGWHVQHVDWKKTGEYVEDVQELFDAVEAAKAETRKPSLIILKTIIGWPSPKKQNSGKIHGSALGAEELAAVKQIVGFDPEKSFEVPDGVLEHTRQAVERGQQQHREWDEKLAAWAEANPERKTLLDRVLAGDAPEGLDEALPVFPAGKEVSTRAASGKVINAIAEVMPELWGGSADLAESNNTTIESAPSFVPAERSTDMWKGDPYGRVLHFGIREHAMGAILNGIVLHGNTRPFGGTFLIFSDYMRPAVRLAALMKAPSIFVWTHDSVALGGDGPTHQPVEQLASLRAIPGLDVIRPADANETAQAWKTILTRRMGPAGLALSRQNLPVLERGAGDATATEFASAAGVAKGAYILADTEGTPDVILIATGSEVQFAVEAREALAADGVQARVVSAPSLEWFEEQDAEYKEHVLPEAVAARVSVEAGISLSWKQYVGHHGRSISIEHFGASAEYEVLYREFGITTEAVVKAAKESIASL